In a single window of the Pocillopora verrucosa isolate sample1 chromosome 4, ASM3666991v2, whole genome shotgun sequence genome:
- the LOC131797158 gene encoding uncharacterized protein gives MHEGKQHSPMNERRRLVTAQNTSSIMRIKRDVPNSQRNQTSLNTSVVSERIKPTYPSGEEYPEWLLRCLGNKSRVEKSFTTDDVETTYEELNNTGRYIATISWTPFDVQLTNWTGYGIIYAIIDFTSDNDAKTHCQELDKNATNITITNSSYGMMNDSYLVLYITSLPYPVHMFYDFPILCEVPTPCVGELVQTTQSTVHATHSTDRDKKGTAIIAAVLSTIVTIVLIGLIVFYCRRRPLPPTLDLEFEYDAFIIFSSEDSQWVINTLIPTLEENHGMKCCVHYRDFTPGVTFRKNMVDSVYKCKKTIAVVSTHFFNSKYCGSELDYALHRLMEKRDDSLVVIKIDDVDRRKLPKELQKRSYIDYAKSVEKESWEKKLVDCLSYK, from the exons ATGCATGAAG GGAAACAGCATTCTCCTATGAACGAGCGACGCCGCCTGGTTACTGCACAAAACACGTCGTCAATTATGAGAATCAAACGAG ATGTCCCTAACAGCCAAAGGAATCAGACATCCTTAAACACATCAG TTGTCAGCGAACGAATTAAGCCGACATATCCCAGCGGAGAAGAATATCCCG AATGGTTATTAAGATGCTTGGGGAACAAGTCAAGAGTTGAAAAGTCCTTCACTACCGATGACGTAGAGACAACATATGAAGAGCTTAACAACACGGGGAGGTATATCGCAACGATATCATGGACACCTTTTGATG ttcAGTTGACTAATTGGACTGGATACGGAATAATATACGCAATTATAGATTTCACCAGCGATAACGATGCCAAAACCCATTGTCAAGAATTGGATAAG AACGCTACGAACATTACCATAACTAATTCTTCTTACGGAATGATGAATGATTCTTATCTTGTGCTTTAC ATTACTTCTCTGCCATATCCTGTGCACATGTTCTATGACTTCCCAATCC TTTGCGAAGTGCCAACACCATGCGTAGGGGAGTTAG TCCAAACAACTCAGTCTACAG TCCACGCAACTCATTCTACAG ACAGAGATAAGAAAGGTACTGCCATTATTGCAGCTGTCCTCTCTACAATAGTTACaattgttctgattggcttgaTAGTTTTCTATTGTCGTCGTCGCCCTTTACCTCCAACGTTAG ATCTGGAATTTGAGTACGACGCGTTCATTATATTCAGTTCCGAGGACTCACAGTGGGTGATAAACACCCTAATTCCAACCTTGGAGGAAAACCATGGAATGAAGTGTTGTGTGCACTACCGAGACTTTACCCCCGGAGTAACTTTTAGGAAAAATATGGTGGATAGCGTTTACAAGTGCAAGAAAACCATCGCCGTTGTGTCCACTCACTTTTTCAACAGTAAGTATTGTGGGTCAGAACTGGATTACGCCCTTCATCGACTTATGGAAAAGAGAGATGATAGTTTAGTTGTCATCAAGATCGATGATGTTGACAGAAGGAAGCTTCCTAAGGAACTTCAAAAACGGAGTTACATCGACTACGCAAAGTCAGTTGAAAAGGAAAGCTGGGAAAAGAAGCTGGTTGATTGTTTAAGTTACAAATAG